CACAGGCTGTCCCAGGCCTCTGCATGCTGGGGCCGGACCACAGCCAGTCTCTGGCCTCCAGTCCCAGCCACACACACCCAGGGGCCTCCCAAACACAGCCAGTCTCTGGCCTCCAGTCCCAGCCACACATACCCAGGGGCCTCCCAAACACAGCCCACCTCTTTCTCCATCACTTGTACACCACTGGCACCCCCCTCGGTGCCCAGGATGAGGCACAAAGTCCTCAGACACACAGTTCCCCAcatctggcctctgcctccctgatgcAACAGTCTGGCCAGTCCGGCCACTGGGCAGCTCTGGAACACAGCAACATGGAGAACACGGTGGCtactcctctctcctccctctgccccacGTCCCTCCCTGCTCTCACCCAGCCCAGGGCACAGCTGGACCCTCCAGCGGCCAGGCTCCCCCCGCACAGTGCCCACACACAGCCTTTGCCGCAACATATGCACCCTCTTGGCCCTGTTTCTGTCCCCATGGCCAAGCACCAGCTGCCAGCAGACACATACTGAAGAAGCACTGGGGTCCGGCAAAGGCAAGAGCCCTCAGGGGTCAGGAGTGAAGCCTTACAGCTCCACAGACCCTATTAATAAGCTGAGTCACAGCATGGACACTGAGTCTATTTATATTTCATCTTCTGACCACAAAATGTCAACAGGACTGAAGGCCCAATGCCGTCTGTTACCGGGGAAACTGTTTCCTGGGGAAGCACCAGCCATACTCCACACTCCTGCACCCAGGCCTGTCTTTCTTGGTCTCAATACAGAGAAGTTGTTTCAGGTTGGGATGCTCCACTGCAACGTCCTGTGACCCAAGACACTGAGCCCAAAAGGAAAACGCCATGGAGACAGCATCTGGCCGCACTCCCGCCACTTCCCTCCAAGTGGATAGCGTCTATGCAACCAGAAAACAGGCCACTTCCACCCACATGTGAAATGCAGGGTGAACGGCCGGACAGGCCAGGCACGTGCTGGCCCCACAGATGCCCAAGTAGCTTCACAGCGCCACAGGGGCCTGTCTAAGGCGAGGAGACCCCAGCCAGCGACAAAGGCCCTGCTGGCATTAAAGAAACAGCGTTACCTGTTAGGCATGGGAGTTTTACAGAATCTCGAGGAGAATACAATTCACGTAAATCACTCATGAAAATGTTACATGATCTTTGACTTAACGTTCTCATAAAGGCATTGTTTTAAACCAGGTGAAAATTCAGGACACCGAGCCAATGTCCACATAAGAAATTAGTTATACCTCacagtagagaaaaaaatcaaaatgaatcacGTGTCACTCTTGAGATCCTGAGGTTGGCCCAGCCGAGCCTGTGCTCAGAAGCCCGCCGAGCCCCGGCTCCCCGCCGCTGCCCGCACGCCGACCCTCACCAGCAGGCAGGTCCCCATCCACTCGGACACCAGCACATCCACCTTCTCGGGCAGCACCACGTCCTCCACCTTCTGCTGGAACACGGTGATGATGTCGGCGAAGCCGTTCTGCAGGACCAGCTGCCCCGTGTGCTGTGCCATCTCGCTGGCCTCCACCGCGTACACCTGCGGCAGGAGCACCATCAGTGCATGCCCGGCCCGCGTGGGGCCCGTCATCCACTCTCCTCCTGAGTCAACACCAGCACCATGAAACACGGTCAACAACGCAGCAGGGAAGCAGCATTCCAGACGGCCGGAGACAGCGAGGGCTGGGCCACACCTGCCCTCCGGGGTACCTAGAAAGGTGCCACCTCTAACCCTCCTGACTGCCCCCACCTCCTGCACAAGGCACAGACTCAGGGCTGCAGGTAACCTGAAGCCTCACATGCCCAGGCTGGCTGCCACACGCACAGCAAGCTTCATCCATGACTGGCACAGCAAGTGCTGAGCACCCAAGTGCCAATGCTGGTCGGTGCCACATCTGAGGCCTGTGAGATAATTTCAAAACCAGGTTCACAGGGAAGGGTCTGGTGGGAAGCGCCCAAGCGCTGGGTCCTGCAGAGCATGGACCTGGGTGGACACTGCTGAGATCCCACCCACCATGTCAGGAGCCTCCAAGGCTGCTGCTTGGCTCAGCTTAGCACAGCACAGATGGCCCAAGACGGCTGGGGAGGGGGCAAGCATGTGGATTCATCCCATCTCCATGAGGCCATCCATACCCAAAGCCAAGCACAGACATGTGGGTGCACCTGTTTCTCTACTCAACTGAAATAAACGTCTCACAGAACATACCCTGCCCCATGCAATTCATGGGATATTTTCTATTCTGCCCTATTCCTATCCATGCCATTTGTGACTCTTTATGCGGGCGCCACAACCTCTAGCATGGAGTCTCAACACTGCTGTTTTACTGACCCTTAGCCCCACATGCAAGGACGCTCGCCCAGACCACACAGTCATCAGTGAGCCCCCAACAGCACAGGGTCACAAGTCGGCATCTCAGAGGTCACCTCGGACATCACCAGCCTTGACACACACACCTGGGACAAGCTGGAGACCCCACTCACCGCTTTGGGCCGCGCATAATGTGCGCAGAAAAGACTGATGATCCCAGTCCCACAGCCGACGTCCAGGATGACTTTATCCGTCAGGGATTCTTTATTCTGCAGGATGACGCTGTGGTATTTAGTTGTCCGTGGCTGGTCTGCCAACATTTCCAAGTGGAGTTTCTGGAAGAAATGCACATTCAGAATCACTGCTTTGACCTAGAGCCATGCCAAGTTCTGGACTGAGATGAGGGTCAGAGCCACAGCTGGTGACCCTTGACCCGGCCACCCctatctaaaaacaaaagcaaaacacagaGCAAAAAAAGTACAGGCCTGTGAGTCCCTCAGCTCAGCACAGCATGGCCGGCAAGCAAAGAGGCAGGAGGGACCGCTGTGCGTAGGGGTGCAATGTCGCCTGGCCAACCATGCCCACCTGCAGCAGGAGGGACCACCGCAACCCAACCAGACTCCCCAGGGCCAGGTGTCTGACTAGAGAAAACCATGGATACGCCATAGGAGAGACGCTGGCGCAGGTGAGCAGGGGGTCCCCCAAAGTCCTCTGTACACGAGCTTGCCCCCCATGTCCTGAGGGATAAGCGAGAGGCCCAGCCATTTCCCGAGGGAGAAAAATGCCTGAAACCCAAGGATACCCACATGACAATCAGCCATCCCACAGTAAGGCAGAGAAAGGCTGGTTCAGGACAGCCGGCAAGGCCGCGGGCTGCAGGTGAGGCTGCACCCCTCCCACCAACACTCTCAAGCTACAGAAGGCCCAGCCTAGAAACAGCATCACCAGGAAGACAGGCAGCAGGTGGGAGCAGAGTGAGGACAGCGCCCAGACCACGCCAGCAGACAGGAGCCTGTGCGAGGTCCTCAGAGCTCACCATGGAGCCTCCCAAGACTccacagaataaaaaacaaagggacaggcaggaggaggtgggaggcaTAGATAATAATGCAGGGCCCAGTTCTGAAGCAAAGGGTGGGAAAGGCCTATGGTGCCAACACCAGGAAGACAGCAGGAGCAGCCACGTCAGCACCACACAGAGCACAGTTCAGAGCAAAACAGATGCCCATCAGTTCACACCAACACAGGACCAGCTCACCTAGAGCATGTGATTATTCTAAATACTTCTGTACCTAGTAACAGATCTTCAGAATACACAGAGCAAAACCAATACAGATGAACgaagaaacagacaaattcaCAATTATCATCAGAGATTTCAACACTGTGCTCTCAGTAACTGacagaaatagaatgaaaaatcAGTAAGACTGTGGAAGGCCTGGACGTGACTGTCAACCAAGTTAATCTTGCTGGTACTTGGAGAACACTTCACCCAACCCCTTGTAAcggtaataataaaaaatacctaggaataaatttaacaagagaGGTACACAACCATGTATGAGAAAAACCTTAAAATGCTGAGATATTAAACAAAGCTTAAGTAACAGGAAACTGCGAGTCAACGTTATAGAGATGTCATTTCTCCCAAAATTAACATCAACATTCCATGCAGCACCTACTAAAATGCCAGCCAGTTTGGCATGGAGGAGGAAGCACaacaaaatgatattaaaatcaGCTTCAAAACAGTAAGTGCCCAGGGCTAATGAGGAAAATGCTCTTTAAAAAAGTGGGGGGACTGCTGGAGACCTAGCTCTTGCAGATCCTACAAAGGTGCAATGATGAAGCATTGGGCACTGCAGAGAAGTAAAGAGAACAGTGAGTCAACAGGAATTCTCAAGCAGACCCCTGAAATCCAGAGCATGACAAACACAGCATTTCACATCAGTGGGAAGGAACTGTCCAGTAACTGAGGCTGGGGTCGCTGGCTGGATATTTGTGGGCATAAATTAGGGTggaattttacattatattttttacaACAAATACATTCTAGATTGATTTAGAATCTCATTGTTTAAAAGAGGATAAGCCCAGGCGGGAtgcctcacccctgtaatcccagcactttgggaagctgaggtgacaGGATCCCCTAAACCAGGAAGCCACAGtaagctatgactgtaccactacattccagccagTCAAACAACAAagtgaccccatctctaaaaaacataaaaaataaaaataacacagaatcaaaacagttctgaaaaaaaaaaaaaagtgtgggtaTTTATCATCTTACAGTGAGGAAGgtttttcacaaagaaaagagaaagaagtcacaaagaaaagaaaaacctatgagacaatacaaagaaaaaggttctgtgggggaaaaaaattcacaaattcaGGCTAAATTACTTAACACATGaatcaacaaaaatcaaaagaaatggacaaataatatgaaagtttagagaaaatgaaaaaatacaaaacaaaaaacacataaaagatGATCAATCTCACTTttggaaatcaaaattaaaagataccATATTTAACGTTTAAGATCCAAATCCTTTTTAACTGTGGTTTGTGGTAGGGAAATGAGCTTTCACACACCATCAGTGGATCTGTGCCATGGTCTGAAATGTCCCCCAAAATCCACGTGCTGAAACTTAATTGCCAATGTGATGGCATTAAGAAGGCTTGAGGTGGAAGGGGCAATCCCAGCCCTCCCTCCTTCACACGTGAGGACAGCCATGAGGTTCCATCTTGGACACCAATGCCAgtgcctccccagcctccagaactgcaggaAATAACTCTCTGTTCTCCACAatttacccagtctaaggtaggTTGTTGCAGCAGCACTAACTGTGTAAGTATCAAATCTTTCCGGAGGGCGAATTGGCAAGATCCACTTAAGGAAAGCACACAAACACAAACTAGGAATTTACCCTATAGAAATTCTAAAAAACACTTAACAGGATTAAATAGGACTccattacagcattatttatcATGACAAAAAGTTGTTAAATAACCACTGTCCGAATATCGACATGATCCTTTTAACGCAATGCTCTGCAGCTGTTACAAAGAATGGCAGGTTCAAGATGGGAGACCTTGAAAATCACATAGCTATGTGAAAAGAGCACGGTGAACACCCGAGTGTGTGGAACAACACCTTTTCTAcaaactaaaaagataaaataaattaagtgtCACTTAGACTTCATAAGTACAGAGGAATCTAGTGAGCAGTGGTTCTTTGAGCTGAGAGGCGGCAATTTAACACTTTTAATTGTGAAATATGGTATACCTACGAAAAAGTACATTAGAAAGTATCTGCACAGTTTATCAAGTACAATTATATACCAAAAACCTCTAATCCAATCCCAGAACACTGCCAGCATGTCAGACCTCAGCCATTCTGGTCCCAGAGCCTCCACCACCAGCAGGTAATTTCCATTCGACCCTCAGTCAGTCTCACCACCCATGCAAACTCACAAGCAGTGCCTTCTGCCCAGGcgcgatggttcacacctgtaatcccagcattttgggagattgagacaggaggatcacttgaggccaggagttcgagaacagcctggccaacgtggccaAATCCTTtccaataacaaaacaaaaattagccaggcatggtggcgcacacctgtagtcccaggtactcaggaggctgaggccagataactgtttgaacctgggaggcagaggctgcagcgaactGAGATCCTACCATggcggcactccagcctgggtaatagagcaagactctgtctaaaaaaaaaaaaaacaaaaaaccaccttcTAATGTGGCCTCTTAACTTTATATAATTTGAGTCAAACATTACAGATTCTTTGCCCTATTCCTTCTTTtgcttaacattatttttataacattcatCCTGCAAATAACTGTTCTCATCTAATctagttttaaaatgtaaccaGACTGTTGCCTGCACCATGGAGTTATAGGCATTTCTCCATGGTGGGGGAAAAATTTCAGTAAGCTGACTGTTTAGAAGTTgggcttttattatttctttagggACAGAGTCTGGTTCAGTCACCCaggtgctcactgcagccttgaactcctggcttcaaatgatgctctgacctcagcttcccaaagtgctgtgattacaggcatgagctgccacacctgacTAGAAGCATTATTATTCATagatttacagaattttttttatttttttgagacaggctctcactctgtagtccaggctgaagtgcagtggcaccatcaggctcactgcagcctcaacttccaagGCTtgagcaatccacccactttagcatctcaagtagctgggactacagacatgcaccaccatgcccagctaattaaatatatgtattttgttgtagagacaaattatattttttattttttttcactatgttgtcaggctggtctcgaacacttggccacaagcaatcctcctgcctcagtctcccacagtgttgggattacaagtgtcaagTAAAATTTACTACTTTTTTCAGATACTGAGAGAGCATGCTCATAATCTCATTGCCCAAATCCTATCACTAAGCCAAGGGTTGGCAAACTACGCCATGGGCCAAATCTAGTCCACCACCTGTTTTTGGATGGCCTCCAAACTAATAATGGTTTTTACatctttaaatgattttttaaattaaaagaataatttgtgACACATGAAAACTGCATAGAATTCAAATTTCAgggtccataaataaagttttactggaacacaaaCAACCCTGCACACTTTTGGCTTCCACACAACCATGTCAGAGCTGAGTGGCTGCAACAGAGACCCTCTGGCCTCCAAGACTAGGAGCCTGCTCCGAACGATGCAGTCAGAACTAAGGCTAGAGAACCCACTGCCCGGCCACCCACAGGGAACTTAGAGAGCAGTACCAGTGTTCCATAGCTGCCAAAGTACTCTTCATCCTGCCACGTGTCCTCGGGGTCATATTCGTCCATTTGCTTCCCCACATGGTTTGCTGGAATGTACCCACAGCAGCCCGCACGTTCGCCCCACCACCAGTCTGCAGTGGTTTGTCTCAGGATAAGAATTTTTTCTCCTCTCAAAAAACTGAGCTGGAAAAAAAACGGttaaaattcaaaaggaaaaccAGTCATTAGTATTTCAAGTGTGGCTCAGTGATAAATCCCATCAATGGTGACAAAATCACAGAGATTTCAAACAGGAGTCAGTGGGTAATGACAGCAACTAAGAATGTATGCAAGTGACACCATGACTCAGCGATGCCTGTGGAACATCTACCTGAAAGAAGGGCACAGCTTAactgatgctttttaaaagaaggactgggctgggcacggtagctcacacctgtaatcccaacactttgggaggccaaggtgggtggatcagctgaggtcaggagttcttcaagaccagcctgaccaacatggagaaactctgtctctactaaaaatacagaattagccaggtgtggtagagcatgcctgtaatcccagctacttcagaggctgaggcaggagaatcacttgaaccctggaggtggaggttgcggtgagccaagatcatgccattgcactccagcttgggcaacaagagcgaaactccatctccaaaaaaaaaaaaaaaaaaaaaaaaaaggagtgaacaTTTTCAAACTGCTTAGGAGAGAATTTCTCAACAGCCTCTTCACTGTAACTCAGCTAGGCCAATTGAGTTACTGGAGGCTTACTCTATGAAATTCCTGACACAAGGTAAAGCTACATCCAAGCAGATAAAGCTTGATATATTTGACAGCTTCACTTTTCATTAACTGGGTGGGTTCTAAAGCATGGTTTCCAAGTAGAAAGTAGAACAGTGCTTCTGCCCCTGCTGAGGGTCCCCACTCTATACCCGGCATCTTCACATCATGCTTGGAGCAGAACTGGTCAGGCTGGGAGGTGAAGCCCACACACAGGTCTTATGTGGCTCCAAGCATCTGAATACTTCTTCATTTTACTTTGGTATGACTTCTGCAAAACGTCTCTCATTGTGCCACTGAACATGCTGAAAGCCATGAAGCACtgaccaccacacgtggctaccTGCGTCTCATCGGTGGCAGCGTAGTCTGCAATGGCCACAAACTCCTCTGGCTGGACTCCCTCCTGGAGAAGCCCCACTTCAGTGTACTCAGCAGGCTCTTCTTCCTGCTCAAAGCCAAGCAAAGGGTTAGGAGAGGACACCGGAGGTTTTTTTTGGCTATGCTATTAGGATggtttaaatttcaaatatagaTGATTCATGTGCCCAAGAATTTATCATACAAACGATATGGATCATCTTTACTACTATAATCAAAGACTGTCACCTTcactctacatttcttttttaaaaaaagaaagatttgcattttaaaagagaacatCAAAGGATGAAGTCAGAAACAGGCACTGCTAGTGTCTACTTGGTGAGGAACCCTTGGCCTTCAATAGCAATGCTTCCTAAAGGCCACCAGTGTGAGAACGGAGCCAGGGGCCCAGTGCCCCAGGCAGGCACAGCCAAGGGCCTGTGGAAAGAGCTGGTGGCATGGCACAACTGCCACGAGGCAGCAGACCCTGGGCAGCCCCAGCGCAGACCCACACGGGTCTTTGGAGCCTCCCCCCAccgtttttttctgagacagtcttgctctattgcccaggctggagtgcagtggcatgatcttggctcactgcaacctccgtcacctcccaggttcaaatgattctgatgcctcggcctcctgaatagctgggactacaggtgtaccaccacacccagctcatt
The Saimiri boliviensis isolate mSaiBol1 chromosome 18, mSaiBol1.pri, whole genome shotgun sequence genome window above contains:
- the PRMT2 gene encoding protein arginine N-methyltransferase 2 isoform X2; protein product: MATSGDCPRSESQEEEPAEYTEVGLLQEGVQPEEFVAIADYAATDETQLSFLRGEKILILRQTTADWWWGERAGCCGYIPANHVGKQMDEYDPEDTWQDEEYFGSYGTLKLHLEMLADQPRTTKYHSVILQNKESLTDKVILDVGCGTGIISLFCAHYARPKAVYAVEASEMAQHTGQLVLQNGFADIITVFQQKVEDVVLPEKVDVLVSEWMGTCLLAPLSGAAAPSPATVCLALFTSSLPAVSCSQSPTALGPSSLSAHLPALTPTCSETLRRRGARVRLASRRGGFQLEQRGRVVVQRRC